From the genome of Acropora palmata chromosome 8, jaAcrPala1.3, whole genome shotgun sequence:
AACGGTGAAAGCACACatgttttgaattcaaagtgaaaattttgctTCAAGGAGAATGCTATGCACCCGAACTACTACTTTCTTTCATAAAACTCGTTTAACAAGGGTTCGCCATTGTTCCCTATATAGGAATACAACAGATGTAAGGTATACTTTAACCAAAACCCACGAACGATTTTCAACGAAGCGTATTCCACCATATTCGATACGTGTACGTCACGTGTCGTGTGCGCCTTGAATACTCTAGAACTCTATTGCGTCACAATCACATATTCGAGTCTGGAATACTCTAGAATATCCTCGCTTTCACACAGTGTCCTCCCCGGCcactttcaaacatttttcgaCGATAAGAGTGGCTATGACCACGTGCACCTCCATCCCTCTAGCTCCACTTTTTTTGGCCTACAATGGAAAGGGTGGTATTTCGTGTTTACCACCATACCTTTTGGTTGGAAAGCCAGTGCTTTTGTATACCACAGTATTGGGATGGCTGCTACTAACTATATTCATTCCCTTGGGGTGCCCTGCTCGCAGTACATTGACGACAGGCATTGCGGCCAGCTTTGTTTGTCATTTACACAATCTTCGTACTCTGGTTTCGCCCTGGCAGAGATGGCAGCTTTCATTGCTTGGGATATTTCATCGATCTCAAGAAATGCGTGCTCCAGCCCTCCACCGCTCTGGGATTCCTGggttatattaattttgtgatttgCTTAAGCAGGCATTTATTCTTCTACGAGACAAATTTGCTTCACTTCGAGATTCTATCCTCGCTCACAAAGCGGTGTTGTtaaaaaacttgcaaaaatttgCAGGTAAAACtacatcattaattttgctttattGGTTCCTGCGGCCAAGCTATTTTCTAACGAAGCATACCGGGCTATTTCCCGCTGCTCCAAAGCGTCCACATCACAGCTCCGTATCACCAAGGATCTCCGCAAAGAGTTGTTACATTGGAGATTCTTAGATTCTTGGGAAGGTTTCCTTCCCTGGAGGGACGAGCGTCACTTTCAACTTATGCTATTTTCAGATGCTTCCTTTTCTGGCGGGGTGCTTGTCTCAAACTCCCAGGGGAGGCGCCTGTAGAGGCTCGTGGGTACTGGGACGACACCAGTCGCGCATACCATATTGCGGCCAAGGAAACCCGGGCCCTTTTCAACGCTGTTCAGTGCCTTCTTGCCCAGTCCTTCAACGCCAGAGTCGACGTCTTCGTGGACAACAAAGTACTTCTGGATAGCTGGGAAAAACAGATTTCCAAATCCCCGATCATCTCAGATACCCTCAaagatttatttcttttcaccaTGGCTCACAACCTTTCCTTATCCTTACATTACGTGCCATCTCATCTTAATCCGGCAGATCAACCCTCGCGAGTTTTGTCTGACCTCGACTGCACGCTCAGTCAAGATAGGTGGAAACGGATAGACACCACGTTCGGTCCTCATACCATCGATTTGATGGCCCTTCCTTCTAACGTGCGCCACAATCAGTCTGGGAATCCCCTCCCTTTCTTTTCTCCGTTCCCGTGTCCACAATCAGCCAGCACTAATGTGTTTGCGCAATGCATCGCAAGACAGGAAAATGCGTACGTGTTCCCTCCCTTTTTGCTCATTGCCCCACTCTTCAGGTTTCTGGAGTCTCAGTCCTGTACTTTCACTATTATAGTGCCTGACATTTCCCCTAGGAAGTACTGGTGGACCCTGGTTTTTTGTCGAGCATCGTGTGCGTACAAGCTAGCCTCCAAGGGCGATAATGACATTCTTTTATTCCCAACAAAATCAGGTTCTTCGCCTTGGGTGCCACGCCCTCTCCAATGGGATCTTTGGGCTTTCCGAATTCATGGCTCATGAACTTCGTTTTTCTCGTTTTCGGAGTTTCAGCCACTTCCAGAAGTACCTCGCGTATGGAAACCAGCTGTACAGTGCCCAGATTGCTCATATCCTAATGATACCGGATTTCGCTTTTGCCAAGCCTGTGGGTATAAGCGCAAGTTGTTAGCGCCTGATGATAATCCCCATCTAGTGTCCCTCGACCTCCCCTCTCTGGACCGCCGTTTAGAGACTTTACAAGCTGTTAACGATCACAAACCGTACCAGGTACAAAAGTCCAAGTTTCGAAAAGAGCTCGAGAGTTTCCTTTCTTCCTTACCGTGCCCCAAAACGTTATTGTCAGCCTCTCCTCGTGACGTCACTCGTTTCTTAGTATGGAAAGACAGAAAGGGGAAGACCAAAGTCCACGTTCcaactgttttttgtttggtgcCAAGAAGGCCGAAGTTTGTTCATGTCCATCTACCCTTGCGGCAGGGACAGTTGCAAATCTATATTGGAAAGCTACGTTCACTCTTTGTAGAGTTTGGCTGAGGGGGTGAATGGAACGACTTATTGCGCATTGGTAACCCTGCCTCTCATCACAGTGTTAAACAGTACCTCGTTTTAATTTGTGAAGAACAGGCTCGTGCTAGAATTACCCTTAAACAGGCTGTCCCTCTCTCCTTCGATAAACTTTTACGCTTATGCTcctttttgaaagaaaggatTTTCGCGCCCCAAATATTACCCTTGCAGCGTTATATTTATGCTAGGGATCTAGCCTTTTTTTGTCTACAATTTTTCGCTGGAGATAGAGCGTCAGATTTAGGCAGGATTTTCACCAAAGAAGTGTTAACTCTCCCCAAAGATGAAGGTTTCCTCTTCAAACATACCTTTGGCAAGACCCTTAGGGGAAAAAATTCCAACACATTCATGGTCAAAAAATGCTCCAACACTACAGTTTGTTCCTTAGATTTATTCTCTGTTGTAGACACACTaggtctttttgttttttctgagTTTTGGGGATAAGTACTCtgttaagtttgttgtttGCGTTGTATATCATGTATTCACTAGTCTGGTATTAAATCTGTACAGTGACTAAGTCTgtggcaaaattatttctccCATAACTTAATCACATTCGGGCAATGAGTGGCTATTGTCCCAGTGAAGATGCGGAGCTATTTCACACCTCTGTCCACGCATAGAAGTTTCGAACATAATTTTGCGatcaattttaaacaaaaacttgttttcgGTAGATTGATTAAAGTTGGATCATTGCCTATGTTTTGTGTCCCGTTACCTTCTTATAACTTCATGGTTTCAATCAAAGACGACTTTTACTGCAGGTGTATTTTGCTCTGAGAGACGAAAGATGACCGATCAGTGGAATCCCCGGATAAAGCATGATTTAAGTAAAAGCATCTGTTTGATCGTTCTCTACTCTCCTTAAAGGGATACTCTACACATCAAAACAACATTCCAAAAAAAGGTACCTTATAGTCTGaataaaagatatttacaaagaaaatctgtcaatttttctttacttttaaGCGAGAGAGAAAAGTTTCGTAGCGTGCTAGCTATTCAAAGTTGGCGCTTTTCCTCAAAACCGGAAATGACCGGCTTTGAATGTTTTGAGACCGCTTGTGGAGTTACCAAGATCAGGAAAattttttgattttaaaaaaccCTCCACCTATAACATGCCACATCGCTGTGTAGCTGGTGGGTGTTCAAACACAGCACAAGACGGAGCGAGTCTTCATGGCTGGCCTTCAAATGCTCAACTTGCTCGTCAATGGACAAATGCTGTGAGAAACACGCAAGCAAATTTTAACCAGATAGCCTGGAGCAAACTTTGCAGTAGTCACTTTTCTGACGATTCATTTGAAACACAGTCAGTGATTCCTCATTCATTAGGGttaaaaataaggaaaattttAAACCCGGCGTTGTTCTGACCATATTTAACAACTGTCCAcccaaaaaaggcaaagacgGGAAAATAGCACAGATCACACAGAAGGGACCTCTTTGCCGGCATACGGGTCTCGTGCTCAGCAGTTTCAGAAGCAGCCCAGGGGAGGCTATAGAAAAAGAGAAGCTGCCAGGGTACATATAGCAGATTATTTATAACTTGAATTGAATTGTAAATGTAACCCACAAACAACTAATGTAAATTTAATtaacttgtttctttttggaaGATCGTCGCTGAACATGAAACAGACAATTCTGTGGTAACCTATGAAGACAGTGTTGAGGAGCATGAAAGAGCGGGTGGAGCTGAATCGTTACCTTGGGCACAGGAGGCAGCCACACAGACATGGTCTAGCAGTAAAAACACGTCGGGCTAGCGTGAGCTCTCAAGCGGAACTCCTCTTGTCAGCGAAAATGGCGACTGTGACCGTGAATGTTTAGGAGAGGCTGGGAATGAGTTTAATGCCTGCGAAAAAATGCCTCCGAGGAGCCCTAGGTTTGATTTTACGAGGCTCTTCGAAAGTTCGATTGAAAGTTCAAAATTTTGGCGCAATTTTGGTACCAAACTTACTGGGGTTTGAAACGGCGAAGGAGGGCTAATTCTTGACAGCGACGCGGCATTTTTTACGAGAAGACTTGTTTGCctttattttcatgtttttggcTCAATAGTTTTTGTAGTATTTCCGATTATTCGACTAATTTTGCCATGGAGACAAACTTTGAAGCCTTGTTAAGAAGTGtatgatttttgttttctgaattCTGTCCtagtttttgaagtttttggaATAAATTGCAGGATGCTGCACCGCAAGAATACGCGATTTGACTTGGCTGGGTTCATGAAGGCTCGAAAAGAGGCAAGATCGAAAGCACGCCAGAAAAATCGTAAGCTGCAAGCCGAATACAAAAAGGTTGAAAGGGTTCAGGAAAAGGTAGGCTAATGTCAAGTTGTATACTTGAAATATTGTATTGCATAGTTGTTAATTGTTTATGTCTTATAAAAAGGAGTTCAAAAACTAATTTTGTATGCATGTGTGTGGGTGGGTGCTGATATGTATTTTTACCAGTAGTGTGTTGCAGCTCATCCtaagtttaatttttcagttggCCAAAGCCAAGGAAAGAGTCAGTGACTTAACTGTGGAAGCAGAAAACACTCCAGTGAGTTATTCTTGATGTATAGTGAAGGTTCATGTAAGGTTTTGTGTATAGCATAAAGGTTTGCATCAGTGGTAGGATGATACTCATTCCAAAGATTTAAACAAATATTTACTGTATGTGGATGGGCTAAACAGACCAATGTGTTTTCATTGCATTCAGAGTTAAGTTTAGGATAGTGAAACTGACCACTTGTTACAGAGCCAGTGCCAGAATGACAGCCATTGTGTCGTTGATGATTACAACAGTACTTGAGCAAGAACCTGAGCGTGTGCCTGTCTCCATTTGGTCAGTCAACGCTGTAAGTGACAACTTACGGGGACCCTTAAGTATAGACacaacttttttaaaaattatgtcGATGTaataagttttgttttgaaataattttggtaTCATAGCACAACATGGTGCAAATCCTATTTTTAGTTGTATTTGTCAACATAAATAATCTTTGTTACTGTCATCttggaatgaaaacaaaatgactttcattgttttgtaccaTCTGAGGGCTAGCAATGCAAACTAGCATCTAAAGTATTTTTTAGAGTATTTGTTTCAGCAAGTGTCATTAAATTGATGATAAGTAATTTGCATGGATATCTTAGCCACAGGGACAACAATCTGAGACCAGAATTAGGAGCCCCACTCTACTTGTTGATGGGGAGTCAACTTTAGGGCAAAGAACAGCAAGGAAAAGGAGACATGAGACAGTTGAAGCTGCTGCAAAGATCCATGGAAGCACAAATGAGCTGTCATCCAGTTATGATGGGATGTTTGACACTCTGCAGAAGAGATGCAAATTGGGTACTCTAACAAAATATGTGATGGGTAATAAGAAATTGACAAGTGCTGTAATTTCTAAACACTACAAGAAGAAACTAgtagaatttgaaaattcagtTGAAAACGTTAAACGTACTGTTGCAACATTTTATGCTAGTGGTATAATGGGGAAACGAAAGTACCAAAGTGTTAGATTAGTTCTCTCAATGAAGTCATATTAAAAGTAAGCAGGGGAAAAAAAGGAGCATTTCAATTTGTAACGCctgtaaaattttttttttttttttcctactaTACATAAATAATGGCTAAATACAAAGACTGTTTAGGTACAATTACTACTTAAAATAGGAtataagttatttttttctttttgcattttaattcTCACTACCATGGCAGAATAACTGAAACTTTTCCCATTCACTTTCCCGATTGACAACTCTGTTATTTGAATTCACAAGTTTCTTTTCTAACTGATGAACataaacaactttatttaaaaaaattgtaaaggaaGGATAAGTACATTTGTTGCGACATTCATAAATATGTTGTTTAGCTAAGACTAACATGTGATTAATAAACAAGTAGTCTTCTTTCCTTTGCCAAAATCCAAAAAGTATATCACTGTCTGAAAGGTCTCTTAAGGAGATGTTTAATTGATTACTCCAAGTAACAAAGTCCGACCAGAAACTCTTAGTACAGGAACATATAATTAACAAATGCTCAGGGGATTCGCTCTCTTGTTTACAAAATGTACATAATGGTGAATTTGCTAGACCaattttatgaagaaaagAGTTAGTTGTCAAGTACCTGTTTAAAATTCTATACTGGAATTCTCTGGATTTGGTGTCTATGAGAACATTAAAAGGCAATTTATAAATGTCGTGCCAATCAAGGCATATATCAGGAAACTGTTCTTCAAATCTAACTTGCGCAGTTGGTCTGGTTTCATATCCTGCTCTAATTTCAGAATAAACATTCTTGGAAAGGACGCTCTCGATCTGTACGGCCTGGTTTTAAAGATAGAGTTTAATTTGATTATACTGGAAGATTTTTAACGTTGAAATTACAGCTTAAAAGTAGTCTACCTCCGATTCGTCTTAGGTAAtgtaaaagaattattttccaatttctttGCTGAGAATTAGCGAATTTTTTACAACACATAATTCGCTGTGCTTTAATAATTGACTCCAAATGAGGTGCTCTTAGACCTCCGTTTTCAACATCACTTATTAACGCTGAGCGTTTCACTTTACCTTTTCCTttccaaataaaattaaaaataattttattaacttCCTTAATAATCTCCTTATGTGAACAAACTAAACCTACTGAATTCcaaattgttttataaaattctGCAGTAAGACCATCCTCACCTGGAGATTTACAGTTTTCAAAGGATTGAAGGCAATCGAAGCATTCCTTAACTCTTAACTTTCCTTCGCAGGCACTTTTCATATCTAATGTTAGTTTCGGAATTCCTGGTGTCTGGAAAAAAGTGGGATCAGCGACTTCCTCTTCATCATTAGAGGCATATAAGTCCGAgtaaaagttttcaatttctgcCATGATATTCTTTTGGTTCAAAATAAGAGTACTTTTGCTTGTAAACATCCTACGAATACAGCTCTTCTTTCCCCTGTTGGATTCAagccctaaaaaatatttattacttTTCTCGCCCTGTTCATACCAAGTTGCTCTTGATCTGACAATTGCGCCTTTAGCAATGTAATCGAAGTGAGAGTCATAtttgttctttaatttttctagGGCTTCTAAGTTGGATGCTGATGGGTCAGATATCAAGGTTTCCTCTGCCTGTTTTATCGATGCCTCAATTTGCAgcagttcttgttttctcttaaAGGCTATTTCTTTCCTATATTTCATAGTAATTTGTCTTATACGGTATTTGATTAAGTCCCATAAAACTCTTTTATCGGTCACGTCTATAAATTCCTCAAGCCATTCTagtattttttgttcaatCACGGAGACATAGTTTTCATCCTCAATTAAGCTAGAGTTAAATTTCCAATATGAAGGGCCTCGCCTTTGTTCGTCGAGGCTATTGAAGGATATAATTATAGCCAGATGGTCCGTCCTAATGGCAGTCTTAATGCTCGTTTCCTCTACCTCATCCTGACAGAAATCACTGATTAACCAGAAATCTAGGCGCCTTTGAATTAGAGGTTTTTTTTGCCTCCAAGTGAAAAGTGTGCTATCTGGGTTTCGAGTTCTCCATATATCAATTAAATCATAATTTAAACAAATGTCATTAAGAAATTTCACTGATTCTTTTTCCTTAGGTGAGCCACCAGCACAGTCAAGATTTTGGTCCATTATAACATTAAAGTCTCCTCCAATTATAATTCTTTGGTCTTGAATAGTAATAAAATCGTCCAACTTCTGCTGTAGCTCAACAAAGAAATCGCATtgctcttttattttcttagaTGCATATATGTTACCCAAGATATCATCAGAACCCTGTACTTTGGcattcaacaaaatgtaaTGACCATTATCATCCgttattattgatttcatttcaaattctAAGCTATCCCTTACCAAAACTAAGACACCACAGCTGTGATTCGAACCATGTGCAAAAAACACAGGGCCTTTCCACTGACACTTCCAATTGCTTTCAACTTCTTTTGTACTGTAGGTTTCTTGTAGGAATATAATATCCACCTTTGGTTTTTGAAGCCAAATAAGCAGAGCCTGTTTCTTTTCAGGGGAGCGAATACCGCGAGCATTtaaagaaagcattttaaaatctAAAGTAGCATTTTCCTGCACCACCGTACCTAATTAAATATTGAATAATTCCATCCGCCGAATTAGCAAGAATGATTAAAGGTGTTAGCATAGAGAATGTGAGAAACCAGTTATTAAGTATTGTACCTAACAAATATAATGACAAGAACGTTACACTACATCTAAACCCCGAAGGAGACACTACTACAATTCGCATACACATGTAAGCACGCATAAACATATATAAAAGATCGCAAGAAACGATCCTAAACGCGACCTTGCGACTTGGACTagcaggaaaaaaacaaaaacaaaacaaaacaaactaaaacgAAATGTGTAGACCTAAGAGAACTAGAGATTAGCTTATCTGAAATTGCAACAATATCGACTCTAGTGAACACTCCTAAAAAAGCCTTTTTTGATAACATAAAGGGTGTAGATGAAACAATTCTTGCATATATTTACTCTTCCTACCGATTATCATATGGCTAACACAGTTTAAACAACAAGCTTACCATCAATAAACAGTTTATCCGGTTCGGATTTGCTAAAAACCGCTTTCTTCCCTGCTTTCTTGGCTTCATAAAAGGCAGGCAAATACTTCTTTCTTAAACTGAACAGTTCTTTGGGTAGGTcctcaaaaattttgaaatccgTCTCCTTTAGTTTAAAGGCGTTCTTCATAACCCTCTCTCGGTCAGCATATCTTAGAAAACGCGCAATAATCATACGAGGGCGGTCTCCCTTCTTTCCAATACGATGTAAGCGTTGGAATTCAATTTCTTCGGGATGGTAAAAACCGAGCTGGTTTGATAAGAACTCCACTAGGGTACGTCTTGTATCTTCCTGACTTTCGCCTTCGGACTCGGGGATACCAGCAAACTTGAGATTTTCACGCCTGCTGTAAGCCTCCAAATaaagatatttcttttcaagtgcCTCCTTTGCCTCCTTCAATGCGGAATCATACTTGAAAGTTTTTAACTCGACTTGGTCGATTCTACCATGACCGAAGTTAACGCTCTCAAATCTTTAACTGTTTTATCCAACTCTGCCTGAGCAACCTTCAAGGAGTTCAATTCCCTCCTCACTTACAAGCTCTTTCAATCTTTTCTCCACCGGTGAACCGCTAGAGCTCTCTGACGAGTCCCGTCTAAGTAGTTTCCTTTTTACGTTGAACACCAGTAGGTTATTTAAAGACATAACatagaacaaaagaaaaaaaataaggctCTCATAATCGGAGCGCACAGAAACACGTCTACATGCCCTTGCCTTCTAGTCCCAGTCCCCTGTAAGGTGCCCAAGCTTCTGACATATGACAAGCTTGTTAGGCATTTAAAACAGATTGATGTAGGTACTGTTTATGAAATTGACCAAGACTATCAGAAGGGGCTGGAAACTGAAGTAGTGGTTAATGGTGCATATAGAGATTTAAGACAATACCTTCCAATGCTAGCTAAATTTTATCTTTCTAAGAAAACAGAACAAAGCTTAAAAGGGTTTGCAGAATCAACTGGTACTTTTCAAACTGCCATTGGTGGTGATGGATGCCCATTTGGTAAAAATGAAAGTGCCTGTTCCTTTTTAGTAAGTTTTATGAATGTTGGAAGAAGAGTAGCATCAAGTTATGATAACTTTCTAATTTTTGGTGCCAACTGTGACGAAAGCTCCCCTGTTGTGAAGAAATATGTAAGGTCATTATTGCCTCAGCTTTCAGAGTTAGAAAGAACAGAATATGAATTTGAAGCTTTTAAGTACAGGTTTAAACTCGAAGAATTGCCTAATGACATGAAGATGCTTGCCATGCTGGCAGGTGAGCTGACAAATAGTGCTAAATACTTTTCTTCATTTGGAAATGTTTCAACAGCAGATTGTACAGACCTAACTGGTACATTTTGAACTGAATATTTCAACAAGTGGAAGCCATGGGATTACAAAGAAAGAGTAAGGGTGGTTAACAGGGTTGAAGCTTTTAAGAAAAAAGTAGCTTTGGAAAAACATTCTGTGAAAACTAAGAGAGCAAAGATAACTGAC
Proteins encoded in this window:
- the LOC141889455 gene encoding uncharacterized protein LOC141889455, with protein sequence MLHRKNTRFDLAGFMKARKEARSKARQKNRKLQAEYKKVERVQEKLAKAKERVSDLTVEAENTPPQGQQSETRIRSPTLLVDGESTLGQRTARKRRHETVEAAAKIHGSTNELSSSYDGMFDTLQKRCKLGTLTKYVMGNKKLTSAVISKHYKKKLVEFENSVENVKRTVATFYASGIMGKRKYQSVRLVLSMKSY